From a region of the Gossypium raimondii isolate GPD5lz chromosome 10, ASM2569854v1, whole genome shotgun sequence genome:
- the LOC105775899 gene encoding putative lipid-binding protein AIR1 has protein sequence MASNVKASTALVLSLNLLFFAFVSSHNVENPVFIHPGDVYHNGRITHGHPGTCNPLNLGVCLGLLDLVGVSVGNVPTEPCCSVIQGLVDLEAAVCLCTAVRANVLGIPIHLPISLSLLLNKCGREVATEYICSP, from the coding sequence ATGGCTTCTAATGTTAAAGCATCAACTGCTCTTGTTCTTTCTCTTAAccttcttttctttgcttttgtAAGCTCTCACAACGTGGAAAACCCCGTTTTTATTCATCCCGGAGATGTGTACCATAATGGCAGAATCACTCATGGTCATCCCGGTACATGCAATCCCCTAAATCTCGGTGTATGCCTTGGCCTGTTGGATTTGGTGGGTGTTAGTGTCGGAAACGTACCTACAGAACCATGTTGCAGCGTGATTCAAGGATTGGTCGATCTTGAAGCTGCAGTTTGCCTTTGCACTGCTGTCAGAGCCAATGTGTTGGGCATTCCCATCCACCTTCCTATTTCATTGAGCCTCTTACTCAATAAATGTGGAAGAGAAGTAGCTACGGAATACATTTGCAGCCCTTAA
- the LOC128033738 gene encoding putative lipid-binding protein AIR1: MASNVKASTALVLSLNLLFFAFVSSHNVENPVFIHPGDVYHNGRITHGHPGTCNPLNLGVCLGLLDLVGVSVGNVPTEPCCSVIQGLVDLEAAVCLCTAVRANVLGIPIHLPISLSLLLNKCGREVATEYICSP, encoded by the coding sequence ATGGCTTCTAATGTTAAAGCATCAACTGCTCTTGTTCTTTCTCTTAAccttcttttctttgcttttgtAAGCTCTCACAACGTGGAAAACCCCGTTTTTATTCATCCAGGAGATGTGTACCATAATGGCAGAATCACTCATGGTCATCCCGGTACATGCAATCCCCTAAATCTCGGTGTATGCCTTGGCCTGTTGGATTTGGTGGGTGTTAGTGTCGGAAACGTACCTACAGAACCATGTTGCAGCGTGATTCAAGGATTGGTCGATCTTGAAGCTGCAGTTTGCCTTTGCACTGCTGTCAGAGCCAATGTGTTGGGCATTCCCATCCACCTTCCTATTTCATTGAGCCTCTTACTCAATAAATGTGGAAGAGAAGTAGCTACGGAATACATTTGCAGCCCTTAA